In Seonamhaeicola sp. S2-3, the genomic window AAAACCTATCAAATTATGGTAAAAAAGGGTATGAAAGCGAATTGTACAATCTTGCCGATTTTGGTGCTAACCCAGCAAATTTGTTAGAATGCGTACCAACCTATGTACATATCGTACCATCGTTTAATATTGGCTATGTATGGATGATGCGAGAAACCGCAAAGCTACATTATCAAAAGAACAATGTTGCTAAAGCCAAAACACTAGAGAAACAGGCAAAAGCTATGACGCAAAGTATTCTTAAATTATACGCAGGAAAAGGTGTTTGGAATAGCTTATATCCTAACAATAAAACAGTAGAAGTACGTCATGTACTAGATTTTATTTACTTCGGAAAATATCTAGCTAACGATGTGAGTTTGGATATTCGAAATGAAATGATGGGGTTTCTTAATACAGAATTAAGAACAGATTCATGGATGCGAGCACAGTCTTTAAAAGATATAGCGGCCAAAGATTCAGACAGGCCAGACCATGGGCCTTTAGGTAGTTTTGATGGTTGGATTCCAGAAGTTATGGATGCCATGAGTAATATGGACTACACTACTGATGCATTATCATTTTACAGAGCTATAGAACCCGTTACTTATGAAGGCTGTTGGGCACAAGCAAGAGAACTGTGGGGCGATGACAAATTAAATAAAACCGCAAGAGTACGTATAGCAGACCGCGGATGGAATAACCGAGAAAGTTCATCAGGCATAGGGATATCTCAGGTCATGCTGAAAAATTTCTTTGGCTTCTATCCAGAAATACATAAAGCATCGCTTCTAAATTACGATACTTGGCCAATTAATGGTAACGGCATCTTACACCACGTATTTTACAAGAACAACTATTATCGTATTGAATTTATAGAGAATAAACCTAGGATGATAAAAGAAAAACACTAATACTTCCTGGTTTCAATAAAATTTAAAATATCTATTAGTAGCCTACATTAATAATAGGGTAGAATTGATAAAAAAAAATTAAACTTTTACATGTTTTAACTATTTTGGTACATGATGATTATAGTCGTGGTTTTTAGAGTTATAATGCGTTTAAAATTAGTTTTATCCTCTTAAAAATTCAATTATTATAAAAAAGTATATATATTTGCTTAACCGGTTAAACTAATATATTCACTTGAAAAGTATTTCTCTCAAAGATATCGCAATTGCATTAAATCTGTCTAAGACAACAGTGTCTTATGTAATGAACGATAGAGGCGATGAAAAAAGGGTTAGCAAGGAAACACAAGATAGAATAAAACAGTATGCCCAAGCGCACAACTACAAACCCAATCAATTAGCAAGAAGTCTAAGCTTAGGAAAAAGTAACATGATAGGCTTAATTGTGCCCAATATATCAGACAGCTTTTTTGCCCAAATTGCACGACGCATTGAAAAAAAAGCAGAAAAAATGGGCTATAATGTGGTGTTTAGTAGCACAGGTGAGTCTCCTGAAAGAGAATCGAAAATTATACAGTCTATGTTAGATAGGCAGGTAGATGGTCTTATAATCGTATCGAGTGAAAAAAACCACGACGATATTTTAAAATTAAAAAAAAGGAACTTTCCCTTTGTGATTGTGGGTAGAACATACACCGATATAGAAACCAATGTTGTAGCATTAGAAGATAAGGATGGTGTGATTTCAGCCGTAGAGCTACTCATGGATAATGGTAAAACACGTATTGGTTATATATCAATTTCTTTAGAACTCCATTCAATAAAAGACCGCTTAAAAGGGTATAAACAAGCACATGAAAATAAAAGTATTGACTATAACCCGAATCTTGTTAAACATGTAACTTACGATAATATTGAAGCCAGCCTCAAAGTGGCAATATACGAATTGGTACATAAAGAAAAAGTAGAAGGTATTGTATTTGCTACACACTATTTGGCCGAAGAAGGTTTACGCTTATTAAAGCAAAATAACATAAATGTTCCCAAAGAAGTAGCCGTAGTAAGTTTTGGAAAAGATAGAGGATTCGATTTGTTCGACCCTCCACTAACATCGGTTGATTTTCCTATAATAGAAATGGGAGATACCGCTGTAGACTTATTATTAGACGCCATTGAAAACCACGTTGTAGAAACCAAAAATATAATAATGAAAACCAAACTGGATATTAAGCAATCTTGTGGAAGCATTTAATTTTTATTTCAAAATTGCTTAACCGGTTAACTAATCAATATACCAATACAACGTTATGAAACTATTAAAATTTCTATCCGCTATATTACTGGCAAGCGTCAGTTTAAATATTTCGGCACAATCTAAGTATCTAAATGGCTATGCTAAAGGTATTTCTGGAGTTAACTTTGCATATCCATCCCCTCATTCGTACAATGATCCCTGTTATTTAACAAGGGCAACCAAAGATGTAGGTTCCATGGAATGGGAAACGGTAGCTGTTCCTAAATCATACAAAAACAAGACTGTATCCTTTATTTGGGTATATGGAATGGATGTTACTCATAACCCCGAAGCTTTCGATTTATCAATAAACGATAAAAAAGTATTAACCTTTAAAAATCCTGGTACCACAGAGGAAAAGAACAGAACCATTCATGGTGATAACGGTGTGTCACTCAACTTCATTCAATCTATGGTAGATTCAAATAGAGATGAAATGGGCTATGCCGTACTTACAATGCCGACATCAATAGTAACTCTAGGAGCTCCTGTAAAATTGAAAATTGGAGGTGTACCCAACAATAGCAACGCTTGGTATATGACGTATAAAATTTCACCTAAAAATAACTTTAATGCACATCAATTGAAGGTTATAAAAAAGGAAGCTGATAAGCTTTTTAGTGTCATTCGCTTTAGTTTGGTGCATTTAGGAAAACCTATTAATGCCAACGTTTTGGTTGAAGGTGAATTGAAAAAAGTAAAACTAAACACAGGTTTAAATGAAATAGATTTTTTAATTCCAAAAGTTGAAAAACCAAAAACGATTGAGGCAGAAATTGAATATGGAAATAGCAAAGAACAAATTTCTGTTGCATTGAACCCAATTAAAGAATGGACAATTTATTTGGTACAACACAGTCATACCGACATTGGTTACACCCGTCAACAATCTGAAATTTTAGCAGAACATCTTAGATATATTGATGACGCCTTGGATTATTGTGACCAAACAGACCATTATCCAAAAGAAGCACAATTTCGTTGGACTTGTGAAGTAGCTTGGGCCGTGAGAGAATACATTAATAGTAGGCCAAAAGAACAAGTAGAACGCCTTATACAACGTGTAAAAGAAGGAAGAATAGAGGTTACAGGGATGTTTTTAAATTACTCTGAAACTATAGACGAAACCGCTTTGGCTATTCAACTACAAGCCCTTAAAAAATTTAAAGCTAAAGGTATAGACGTAACAACAGCAATGCAAAATGATGTAAATGGTATTGGTTGGTGTATGCCAGATATGTATGAAGATACGGGAGTAAAATACCTAACTATGGGGGTTCATGCTCATCGGGCTAGATTACCTTTCAGTAAACCTACATCCTTTTGGTGGGAATCGCCTTCTGGAAAAAGACTCTTAGCCTACAGAAGTGAACATTATATGCACGGAAATGCTCTAGCGCTTGTTTCTGGAGAAATGGATGTTTTTGGAAATAACCTCTCTAAATATTTAGATGGACTTGAAGAAAAAAATTATCCTTTTGATAGAGTAGCCTTTCAATTTTCTGGTTATACTACA contains:
- a CDS encoding LacI family DNA-binding transcriptional regulator translates to MKSISLKDIAIALNLSKTTVSYVMNDRGDEKRVSKETQDRIKQYAQAHNYKPNQLARSLSLGKSNMIGLIVPNISDSFFAQIARRIEKKAEKMGYNVVFSSTGESPERESKIIQSMLDRQVDGLIIVSSEKNHDDILKLKKRNFPFVIVGRTYTDIETNVVALEDKDGVISAVELLMDNGKTRIGYISISLELHSIKDRLKGYKQAHENKSIDYNPNLVKHVTYDNIEASLKVAIYELVHKEKVEGIVFATHYLAEEGLRLLKQNNINVPKEVAVVSFGKDRGFDLFDPPLTSVDFPIIEMGDTAVDLLLDAIENHVVETKNIIMKTKLDIKQSCGSI